Genomic DNA from Candidatus Binatia bacterium:
CGGATCCACACGCCTCGCGCGAGCAGCTCGTTCATCACCTGCGTCGCGCGCGCCGCGCTCTCCATCTCGATGCAGACGAAGTTCGTGCGCGATTCGATGGAGCGGCGTCCGAGTTCGCGCGCGATCGCGTAGTAATCGTCGCGGGCGCGCGCCGTCTCGGCAACGACGTGCCGGCGGAATTCGTCGTCGGCGAGCGAGGCGAGCGCGCCGATCTGCGCGTTGCGGTTCACGCCGTACTGCAAGCGGATCTTGTGGAGCGTCTGGAGGACGCGCTCGGTGGCCAGCGCGTAGCCGATGCGGGCGCCGGCCATGCCGTAGGCCTTTGAGAACGTGCGCAGCCGGACCAAGCGATCTTCGAAGATCGCGGGCAGCAGTTCGTCCTCGTCCACGAAATCGGCGTAGGCTTCGTCGAGAAGCAAGAGGCAATCGTGCGGCAGCGCCTCGTAGAAGCGCGCCAACTCGTCGCGTCCGATGAAGCGCCCGCTCGGATTGTCGGGGTTGGCGAGATAGACGATCGCCGGCGCGTCGCGGCGCGCGGCCGCGAGCAACGCATCGCAATCGGTCGAGCCGTCGTCGTTGTACGGGACGGCGAGCAGCCGACCGCCGTAGCCGACGACGTGATACGTAAAGGTCGGATACGTGCCGCGCGTCGCCAGCGCCGGCGCGCCGGGCGCGACGAAGGCGCGCACGGCGAGACCCATGAGGTCGTCGATACCGGCGCCGACGACGATCTGATCGGGGCTGCAGCGATGCTTCTCCGCGAGTGCGTCGCGGAGGTCGAGCGATTCGGGATCGCCGTACCACGAGAGGCGTTCGAGTTCGCGGCTCATCGCCTCGATCGCGCGCGGCGACGGCCCGAACGCGCTCTCGTTCGCGCCCAAGCGCACGAGCTCGCGCTGACCGGTCTCGCGCATCAACTGCTCGGGACCGATGAACGGCGTCGATGCCGGAATCGCTTCGACGGCGCGCGTCGGACGGATCACTACTGCGTTTAGCCTCCCAAGAATCGGTGGACGGTGACGAGCCGGCCCGCGGGCCACTCCTCGTCGCCTTCCTCCATCACGATGTAACCATCCGCTCGCGCCGGCAGACTCACCGAGAACGAGCGCAAGGGAAGGGGATGCGCCGCGGGGAGGCCGCCATCATCCTCTAACCACACGGGAACGAACCACGTCCACTCGAGACGGCTGCGCGCCGGCTCGGCCAAGCGCGCCGGAACCTGCGAAACGGTAATCGGCGCGCCGCGCAGCGCGCCGAAGATCGGCGCCGCTACGGCTTCGAGCATCAGCAGCGCCGACGTGGGGTTGCCGGGCAATCCGACGATCGGCCTGCCGCCGCCGGCGCCGAAGAGCGTCGGCTTTCCGGGCTTTACGCGCAGTCCATGGACGACGATTCCGGGATCGGCGATCGCAGCGACCGCGTGCGGCAGACGATCGCGCGCTCCGACCGAGGAACCGCCCGTGACGACGACGGCGTCGCACTCCGCAATCGCACGCGTCAGCGCCGCCTCAAATTCTCGCTCCTCGTCGCGCAGCGTCGGATGCTGCACGACCTCTGCGCCCATCGCGCGCAGCGACGCGGCGACGGCGTAGCGATTCGAGTCGCGAATCTGCCCGGGCTTTGGACGGAGGCCGGGCTCGACGAGTTCGTCGCCGCTGGAGAAGAGCGCGACGCGCGGTCGCCGATAGACGGGAACGAACGTTGCGCCAAGCGTTGCGAGCACGCCGATCTCGCCGGCGCGAACGACGCGCCCCGCGCGCACGACCGCATCGCCGCGACGCATGTCGGCGCCGCGCTCGATGACGTTCTCTCCGCTCGCGACCGCGGCGCCAACGGCGACGGCGTCGCCCGCGACCCGCGCCTCCTCGAACGGCACGACCGCGTCGGCGCCGGCGGGCAGGATGCCGCCCGTCGGGATGCGGCTCGCGCTTCCCGGCGCGAGGAGCCTGCCCGCAGCGGAGCCCATGCGCACCTCGGCGACGATCTCGAACGTGCCCGGGGCGCCCTTCGAATCGATCGCAAAGCCGTCCATTCCCGAGCGCGGCGCGTCGGGATAATCGCCGTCCGCGACGATCGTCTCGGCGAGAACGCGCCCCAGCGCGGCATCGAGCGCGACGCGCTCGACCGCCGGCGGCGCGATCGCGACGCGCCCCAAGAACGCCACGATCGCCTGACGCGGCGGCAGCAATCGTTCGGCCGCGAATCGCGTCTCCGGTAGGACTGGATTTGCGGAAGGCATAAGGGCGCGCTTCTCCATGCTCGATATCGCTCTCGTTCGGCGCGAACCTGACCGCGTTCGAAAATCGCTCCTCCGCCGCGGGCACGACGCTTCGCCGGTCGGCGAGATTCTGCGCTACGACGAAGAGTACCGCTCCGCGCTCACCGCGGTCGAGCGGGCAAAAGCCGAGAAGAACCGGCTCTCCGCAGCGATCGGCGAGGCCGCCGACAAGGCGGCGGCGGCGCGCGAACTGCGTCCGCAGATCAACGAGCTATCCGAACGGATCGAGGCGCTCGAGGCCCGCGCGAACGCGCTCTCGCCGACCGACGAGCGATCCCCGCTGCGCGCGATCCTCGACAACATGCCGAACCTGCTCGACGACTCCGTTCCCGACGGAACCGACGAGAGCGCGAACGTCGAGGTGCGGCGTTGGGGTCGGCCGCGCTCCTTCGATTTCGAGCCGAAGCCGCACTGGGAACTCGGCGAACGGCTCGGCATTCTCGATTTCGCGCGCGCGGCGCGACTCTCGGGAAGCCGATTCGCCGTGCTCTCCGGCGCGGGTGCGCGGCTTTCGCGCGCGCTCGCGGCCTTCTTCCTCGATCGCGCCGCGAAGCGCGGCTACGTCGAGATTGCGCCGCCGCTGCTCGTCTCGCGCGAGACGATGTGGTCGACGGGGCAGTTGAGCAAGTTCGCCGACGCGATGTTTTTCGACGAGCAGGCAGATCTCTTCATGATTCCGACGGGCGAGGTTCCGCTCACCGCGCTGCGCGGCGGCGAGATTCTCGATGCCTCCGAGCTTCCGCTACGGTATGCGGCGTGGACGCCGTGCTTTCGCAAAGAGGCCGGCGCAGCCGGCAAGGATACGCGCGGGCTGATGCGCCAGCATCAGTTCGAGAAGGTCGAATTGGTCTGGCTGACCGATCCGCAATCGTCGTTCGACGCGCTCGAAACGCTGACGGGCGACGCGGAGTCGCTCCTGCAAGAACTCGAGCTGCCCTATCGCGTCGTCGCGCTCTGCGCCGGCGACACGAGCTTCAACTCGGCGAAGACCTACGACATCGAGGTGTGGGTGCCGAGCGGCAACTCCTATCGCGAGATCAGTTCGTGCTCGAACTGCACCGATTTCCAGGCGCGCCGCGCCGCGATTCGCTTCCGCCGCGACGCATCGGGCAAGCCGGAGCACGCGCACACGCTCAACGGCTCGGGCCTGGCGGTCGGGCGAACGCTGATCGCGCTGCTCGAAAACGGACAACAGGCCGACGGATCCATCGTCGTGCCCGAGGCCCTGCGCCCCTACGCGGGCTTCAGTTCCCTGTCACCCTGAGCGTCCATGTCACCCTGAGCGGAGTCGAAGGGGAAGCGTTACGAAACGTCTTGGATCAGTTCCAGGAGCACTTCGCGATCGAGGTATCGGATGTGCCCGTGCTCGCGGCGGAGCGCCTTGCGCGACTCCAAATCGGCGATCGCGCGCGCGGCGACCTCTTTGACCGTTCCGCCGGCGGCAGCGATCTGCGATTGCGTGATCGTCGAGAGCGACGTCGCGGCGGGCACGAGACCGCGCTCGGGCATCGCGTAGGGAAGCAGCACG
This window encodes:
- a CDS encoding aminotransferase class I/II-fold pyridoxal phosphate-dependent enzyme, translating into MIRPTRAVEAIPASTPFIGPEQLMRETGQRELVRLGANESAFGPSPRAIEAMSRELERLSWYGDPESLDLRDALAEKHRCSPDQIVVGAGIDDLMGLAVRAFVAPGAPALATRGTYPTFTYHVVGYGGRLLAVPYNDDGSTDCDALLAAARRDAPAIVYLANPDNPSGRFIGRDELARFYEALPHDCLLLLDEAYADFVDEDELLPAIFEDRLVRLRTFSKAYGMAGARIGYALATERVLQTLHKIRLQYGVNRNAQIGALASLADDEFRRHVVAETARARDDYYAIARELGRRSIESRTNFVCIEMESAARATQVMNELLARGVWIRKPGAPPLDAYVRVSAGTEPMREAFARALRAVLAEAVA
- the glp gene encoding gephyrin-like molybdotransferase Glp; translated protein: MLPPRQAIVAFLGRVAIAPPAVERVALDAALGRVLAETIVADGDYPDAPRSGMDGFAIDSKGAPGTFEIVAEVRMGSAAGRLLAPGSASRIPTGGILPAGADAVVPFEEARVAGDAVAVGAAVASGENVIERGADMRRGDAVVRAGRVVRAGEIGVLATLGATFVPVYRRPRVALFSSGDELVEPGLRPKPGQIRDSNRYAVAASLRAMGAEVVQHPTLRDEEREFEAALTRAIAECDAVVVTGGSSVGARDRLPHAVAAIADPGIVVHGLRVKPGKPTLFGAGGGRPIVGLPGNPTSALLMLEAVAAPIFGALRGAPITVSQVPARLAEPARSRLEWTWFVPVWLEDDGGLPAAHPLPLRSFSVSLPARADGYIVMEEGDEEWPAGRLVTVHRFLGG
- the serS gene encoding serine--tRNA ligase, giving the protein MLDIALVRREPDRVRKSLLRRGHDASPVGEILRYDEEYRSALTAVERAKAEKNRLSAAIGEAADKAAAARELRPQINELSERIEALEARANALSPTDERSPLRAILDNMPNLLDDSVPDGTDESANVEVRRWGRPRSFDFEPKPHWELGERLGILDFARAARLSGSRFAVLSGAGARLSRALAAFFLDRAAKRGYVEIAPPLLVSRETMWSTGQLSKFADAMFFDEQADLFMIPTGEVPLTALRGGEILDASELPLRYAAWTPCFRKEAGAAGKDTRGLMRQHQFEKVELVWLTDPQSSFDALETLTGDAESLLQELELPYRVVALCAGDTSFNSAKTYDIEVWVPSGNSYREISSCSNCTDFQARRAAIRFRRDASGKPEHAHTLNGSGLAVGRTLIALLENGQQADGSIVVPEALRPYAGFSSLSP